Genomic segment of Syngnathus acus chromosome 10, fSynAcu1.2, whole genome shotgun sequence:
gaaaaaaagagtaaatcaatcaatcaatcaatcaatcaaaaacaaCATGGCAAGCTGTCAAGAGCGCCTCCAGTGGTTTTAGGTCATTactacaaatattttgaggacGCAGCtcttcaaatataaaaataaaataaaaacattattatgATGACTTGAGTAGTCGGCCGagaaagcaagcaagcaagcagctGTTGTTCTCTGCATGGAAAGTTTGTCACGCTTCCCAGAATAACAACAACTGCTGTTCAAAATAGACGCGTGATGAATTCCTTTCGGGAGTTGCCATGTGAGACAGCTCGTCGATATTGATCACAACCAAAAGTCGtgatcaaaagaaaaaaaaaaaaaagttgattttttCTGCTCAGCCAACCATGGTCCCAAATGCATGAAAATGCTTGTTACACTCATCAAACTGGTAGATTGAAATTGGACTGATCCAAGAAGTTAGGTCAAATCCAGTTTTTAGGTTTGGTCCGATTTTTCACCTAAATTTGGTTCTTTTTTTAGGGTgtaaagaagagaaaagttcTCATTTATGCTAACACAAGAAAATTTCTTCGGCGTCAGGACAGATGATACTGACGTCATCAAACAGATTTATCTAATTGCGGGCGTATTCTCCGGTGAAGTAAATTTCTGAGGGAGAATACGCATATGGCCAAATACATCTCTTACGTTCATCAGGGTGCCAAGTTAATAACTTTTAAATCGATGCTGCATGAGCGAGTTTAGGCTCCTGGGGACGAGCTGGTTGCTCTTCAGTTGTAAGGTGCACAGCGCCGCCTGTTGGTGATATGAGGATAATTTTAAGGGTTCCAATCACATTTGAGTTCAGGGGTCACATTCACGGGAAATTGATCTTATGTGGGACTCCGCCCATGCACTAAAATATTCCTGCAGACCTCATAAACcaactgggataggctccagcacgcccgggTCCCCCGCGGGGACAGGCGgaagagaaaatggatggatggatataaagTATTTTATATTATGGTGCAATGTTAAGAATCAAACTGCATGTTCCAGTGGCTTACACGTACTAAAAcgttcaaatgaaaatgaaagaaaattaatTCCTGAAAGTTGAGAAGACTGCTTTTTTATTGGTCGCTGAGGTTGAGACAGGGCTGATTAGACAGCCGAGTTGAGGAAGTGATGGACGGCAAGTCGCCAGAAGGACGCCAAGACACCGACGCAGGAGAAGCCGATGAGCAGCCAGAGGAGCCCCGCGCTCACGTAGAGCGCACGCAAActgacaaatacaaacaaggtCATGACGTCACCACGGTCAAGTCATGGTGTCACGGCGACACGAGCAGCTTGTCAACTGACCGTTGTTGCGGCGACTCGGCATAACCTTGAAAGTAAAGCAGACGTGCCAACACATACGCCACGCCGCACACGCAAGACGCTCCTGGGGAACACGGACAGGCACTTCAGCACACGAGCAGCGCAGCGCGCGTCTAGAACGTTACGTCACCTGAGCTGAAGAAGACACCGGACGTCCACAAGATGGCGATGAAGAGCGGGAAATATTCTGAGCAATTCACTCTGCGAATTCGTCACAAATTAGGAGGTAGCGTTAGACGCAAGACGTCATCTTTCACTTACTGAGCCCTGAAGACTCTCTCAAATTGGGGGTGTCCACTCGTACACGGGGGGGAAACGCCAAACTTCCTCCGGGCGCTAATCACCTGCAGGGAGAAGTACGCTGCCATACATAGGTGGCAGTGCCACGAACATTTTAAGACTTAAACTAGACTCAGATGACACAATTACATTTAAACAACgtaaaatggccgccctctCTCACCTTGCTCCAGGACGGCGGCCACGGTGACGGCGGCTAGACCCACAAGGTGATGATGCAGCGCATCCATGACGTTGATGAAGTGAACGGACTGGCAAACGGTCCCGATACTCGGGTGCCCTTTGAGTGGGTGGGTACGATTGGCAACGTATGTAAATGATTACAACGCGATTTATTTACACGCACAGACATGGGCAGACGCACACATGCGCTGCGCATGTTATCAACCTCACAAACAGATACGCGGGAAGCGTTTGTGGGGAAGAAGTATATTTACAAGTCATAAACCTCTTGTTTAACACAAACATATCAAAAGTAGAAAATACTTACAAAAATGGTCtgcaatatataaaaataacatcTATGTCCAGATCGCAATGTTACAtacaaaaaatagatttagaaacatttacacacaaacgAGGTGACGGATATGCTCCACCCATCGGCCAATGGCAATGCATTCCGGTCGGAGCGATCTGTCCATCCGACATCTGTCAGAGCGCATCCCGGAAGCCGGCATGTCCACCCGGGATCATGTGACATGTAACGCCGCGCGTTACGAGGCATCATGCGAAATGTCATGTAACATCACATCAAAGAATGTGTCAGGTGTCACGTTGTCTGACGCATTAGACAATATATGGGTCCAGGTGGAGTCAAAATCAAAACGTTTTGACATCATGTGACGCGGCATTTTCAGACATGACATCACGTAACATTGTTTGGTGCACGTCATCTGATGGGTTATGCGACATAATGGAACTTGTGGTGTCACAATATGCATTACTTGAATGTCACAACACATGGCccagatgatgtcatcacgtCAGATATCAACTGATGCAAGTTACAGGTGTCACATGACGCATCATAATATCTGACGTGTCACCTGACACGCAAGTGACATACCCCGACACATTTGATATCGTATGACCCGTTGGTGACGTGGCAAAACCTAATATCAGGTGATCGGTCACGTGACCCTACTCAGGAGAAACCGGCGGCGCAACACGTGACGCATGCTGATTTCTGCCCGCCGATGGCGGCGAGAAAGCGCAGCGGTATCAACGTCTACTGGTGTGAGGCGAGCAGCTCGTCGAGGTCTGCCATCCACTCATGCGCGCTCTGCCCTTTCAGCAGTGACTCCACCAGGTCGCTTTCGGCGGCGAAGCTCCCAGCAGCGGCATTGTATCCGAAGGAAAGCTGCTGCTGATTGGCCGTCCTGCTGACCTGGTAACCTTGGTTACACGGCAGGCCCTGCCGCCCGCCACCTGTAGCAGCCCCGAACACCGCCAGGTCAGGGAGGACGTTCTGATTGTTCGGGTGGTTCTGAGCTGCTTGCTGTTGAGTCTGGGGCGGGCCCAGGCTCTGAGGGTTGGGCGGTGCGCGCTGCTGGGCGCTCTGCATCATGCCCACCACGGGCCGCCCGGCGGGGTTGGGGGTAAATGTGGTGGCGGACATTTTGGG
This window contains:
- the ltc4s gene encoding leukotriene C4 synthase, which gives rise to MDALHHHLVGLAAVTVAAVLEQAYFSLQVISARRKFGVSPPCTSGHPQFERVFRAQVNCSEYFPLFIAILWTSGVFFSSGASCVCGVAYVLARLLYFQGYAESPQQRLRALYVSAGLLWLLIGFSCVGVLASFWRLAVHHFLNSAV